The following are encoded in a window of Algiphilus aromaticivorans DG1253 genomic DNA:
- the oppB gene encoding oligopeptide ABC transporter permease OppB — translation MIGVAFRRLAAAVPTLLVLVTAAFFLMRAAPGGPFDDERVMPEEIRAQIEAAYHLDEPLWRQYLIYMGNLAQGDLGPSFRYEGRTVNELIGEGLPVSLTIGGLALALALTLGILAGTTAALRRGRATDHIVMGLSMTGISIPNFVIAPLLILGFAVYLGWLPAGGWEGASWRHLVLPVIALGLPQVAYVARLLRGSLIEVLSSDYIRTARAKGLPGRTIVLRHALRPALLPVLSYLGPAAAALITGSVVMEQIFGIPGLGRHFVQGALNRDYTLVLGLVLFYGALIIAFNFVVDVLYGVLDPRVGRPT, via the coding sequence ATGATCGGGGTGGCTTTCCGTCGGCTCGCCGCGGCCGTGCCGACGTTGCTGGTGCTGGTCACCGCCGCCTTCTTCCTGATGCGCGCGGCCCCCGGCGGGCCCTTCGACGACGAGCGCGTCATGCCCGAGGAAATCCGCGCGCAGATCGAGGCCGCCTATCACCTCGACGAGCCGCTCTGGCGCCAGTACCTCATCTACATGGGCAATCTGGCGCAGGGCGATCTCGGGCCCTCCTTCCGCTACGAAGGGCGCACGGTCAACGAGCTGATCGGCGAGGGCCTGCCGGTGTCGCTGACCATCGGCGGCCTGGCACTGGCTCTGGCGCTGACGCTGGGCATCCTCGCCGGCACCACGGCAGCGCTGCGGCGAGGACGCGCCACCGACCATATCGTGATGGGCCTGTCGATGACCGGCATCTCCATCCCCAACTTCGTCATCGCGCCGCTGTTGATCCTGGGCTTTGCCGTGTATCTCGGCTGGCTTCCCGCCGGCGGCTGGGAAGGGGCGAGCTGGCGGCATCTGGTATTGCCGGTGATCGCGCTGGGGCTGCCGCAGGTGGCCTATGTCGCGCGCCTGCTCAGAGGCAGCCTGATCGAAGTCTTGTCCAGCGACTACATCCGCACCGCCCGCGCCAAGGGTCTTCCCGGACGCACCATCGTGCTGCGCCACGCGCTGCGTCCGGCGCTGCTGCCGGTGCTGTCCTATCTGGGGCCGGCCGCGGCGGCGCTGATCACCGGCTCGGTGGTCATGGAGCAGATCTTCGGCATCCCGGGGCTGGGCCGCCACTTCGTGCAGGGCGCGCTGAACCGCGACTACACGCTGGTGCTGGGGCTGGTGCTCTTCTACGGCGCGCTCATCATCGCCTTCAACTTCGTGGTCGACGTGCTCTACGGCGTGCTCGACCCGCGCGTGGGGCGGCCGACATGA
- a CDS encoding ABC transporter permease subunit, which produces MSGATMAPALPVRAGLGRLARRHPAALVAAVLLLLIAAACVVGPWLLPHEPAALDWDHFSTPPGVDHGHYLGTDAIGRDILARTLSGGRLSLAVGLAATLVSLLIGVTWGATAGYLGGRVDALMMRFVDVLYALPFMFFVILLMVFFGRHLLLIFVAIGAINWLDMARIVRGQTIALKNQPFIDAARVGGSSSARIIIRHIVPNLLGVVAVYVTLTIPQVILFESFLSFLGLGVQEPQASWGSLVNDGAREMAQAPWALLAPAGMLALTLFCFNFLGDGLRDALDPKDDDGR; this is translated from the coding sequence ATGAGCGGCGCGACGATGGCCCCCGCGCTGCCGGTGCGCGCCGGACTGGGCAGGCTGGCGCGCCGGCATCCGGCGGCGCTGGTGGCGGCGGTTCTGCTGCTGCTCATTGCCGCGGCCTGCGTCGTCGGCCCCTGGTTGTTGCCGCACGAGCCCGCGGCGCTGGACTGGGACCACTTCAGCACACCGCCCGGCGTCGACCACGGCCACTATCTGGGCACCGACGCCATCGGCCGCGACATCCTTGCGCGCACGCTCTCCGGCGGGCGTCTGAGCCTGGCCGTGGGCCTGGCCGCGACGCTGGTGTCGCTGCTCATCGGCGTCACCTGGGGCGCGACGGCGGGCTATCTGGGCGGGCGCGTCGACGCGCTGATGATGCGCTTCGTCGATGTGCTCTACGCGCTGCCCTTCATGTTCTTCGTCATCCTGCTCATGGTCTTCTTCGGCCGGCATCTGCTGCTGATCTTCGTGGCCATCGGCGCCATCAACTGGCTGGACATGGCGCGCATCGTGCGCGGCCAGACCATCGCGCTGAAGAACCAGCCCTTCATCGACGCTGCGCGCGTCGGCGGCTCCAGCAGCGCGCGCATCATCATTCGCCACATCGTGCCCAACCTGCTGGGCGTGGTCGCCGTCTACGTCACGCTGACCATTCCGCAGGTCATCCTCTTCGAATCCTTCCTCAGCTTCCTCGGCCTGGGCGTGCAGGAGCCGCAGGCCAGCTGGGGCAGCCTCGTCAACGATGGCGCGCGCGAGATGGCGCAGGCGCCCTGGGCGTTGCTGGCGCCGGCCGGCATGCTGGCGCTGACCCTGTTCTGCTTCAATTTCCTGGGTGACGGCCTGCGCGATGCCCTCGACCCCAAGGACGACGATGGCCGATAG